The proteins below come from a single Streptomyces spongiicola genomic window:
- a CDS encoding TerC family protein translates to MSDLSFPVPLWVWAAVTLGIGAMLAVDLLAHRDNHVIGFREAAVWSGVWIAAGLGFGLVLLVWQDGDVATTYYAGYLIEKALSVDNVFVFALVFSFFAVPDAYQHKVLFWGVIGALAARLVFIFVGAELLRVFFWTAYLFGAFLIWTGWKMAASKDEEVHPDRNPVVRLVRKVVPTDARFHGDRFFTRVDGRRVATLLFVVLVAIEATDLVFAVDSVAAILAITTNTFLVWTANAFAVLGLRSLYFCLAGLLRRFRYLHYGLAVLLAFAGVKLILSETPVGKLPIPLTLGVIAATITVSITWSLIATRDRPGGDDGPAAAPGTAGTTGTAPAEHGPDPGASSTRSRIDRPPPRPR, encoded by the coding sequence ATGAGCGACCTGTCGTTCCCGGTTCCGCTGTGGGTGTGGGCGGCGGTGACCCTCGGCATCGGTGCGATGCTGGCCGTCGACCTGCTCGCCCACCGCGACAACCACGTGATCGGCTTCCGCGAGGCCGCGGTCTGGAGCGGCGTCTGGATCGCCGCCGGTCTGGGCTTCGGCCTGGTCCTGCTCGTGTGGCAGGACGGCGACGTCGCCACCACCTACTACGCCGGCTACCTGATCGAGAAGGCGCTGTCGGTCGACAACGTCTTCGTCTTCGCGCTGGTCTTCTCCTTCTTCGCCGTACCGGACGCCTACCAGCACAAGGTCCTCTTCTGGGGCGTCATCGGAGCCCTGGCGGCCCGCCTGGTGTTCATCTTCGTCGGCGCGGAGCTGCTGCGGGTGTTCTTCTGGACCGCCTACCTCTTCGGCGCGTTCCTGATCTGGACCGGCTGGAAGATGGCCGCGTCCAAGGACGAGGAGGTCCATCCCGACCGCAACCCCGTCGTCCGCCTCGTCAGGAAGGTCGTCCCGACCGACGCCCGGTTCCACGGGGACAGGTTCTTCACCCGCGTCGACGGCCGGCGGGTGGCGACCCTGCTGTTCGTGGTCCTCGTCGCGATCGAGGCCACCGACCTGGTCTTCGCCGTCGACTCCGTCGCCGCGATCCTGGCGATCACCACCAACACCTTCCTGGTGTGGACCGCCAACGCGTTCGCCGTCCTGGGCCTGCGCAGCCTGTACTTCTGCCTCGCCGGACTGCTGCGCCGCTTCCGGTACCTGCACTACGGCCTGGCGGTGCTGCTCGCCTTCGCCGGGGTCAAGCTGATCCTGTCCGAGACGCCCGTAGGCAAGCTGCCCATCCCCCTCACCCTGGGAGTCATCGCCGCCACGATCACCGTCTCCATCACCTGGTCCCTGATCGCCACCCGCGACCGGCCCGGCGGTGACGACGGCCCCGCCGCGGCGCCGGGCACCGCGGGCACCACCGGAACGGCGCCCGCCGAACACGGCCCCGACCCCGGCGCGTCGAGCACCCGGAGCCGTATCGACCGACCGCCGCCACGACCACGGTGA
- a CDS encoding universal stress protein — protein MTAVLTDRLDDVAVADAAARMAAAHGVPLLLVAVLPYSPAPERDVRPDGAAARAVLGRVLPCIGRARVGYIPAVHPGPDAPGGRLRAATGLLVLAARHHSPVVLASRNGPAGLDARSLIEAAALRGGPSVHAVPPAPRALHTAR, from the coding sequence GTGACCGCCGTGCTGACCGACCGGCTCGACGACGTCGCCGTCGCGGACGCCGCCGCCCGCATGGCCGCCGCACACGGCGTGCCACTGCTGCTCGTCGCCGTACTGCCGTACTCCCCCGCCCCGGAGCGAGACGTCCGGCCGGACGGCGCGGCGGCCCGGGCGGTACTCGGCCGGGTGCTGCCGTGCATCGGCCGCGCCCGGGTCGGATACATCCCGGCCGTCCACCCCGGCCCTGACGCACCGGGCGGCAGACTGCGGGCGGCGACCGGTCTGCTCGTCCTGGCCGCTCGCCACCACTCGCCGGTGGTACTCGCCTCCCGCAACGGCCCGGCGGGGCTGGACGCCCGCAGCCTGATCGAGGCGGCCGCGCTGCGCGGCGGGCCCTCCGTGCACGCCGTCCCCCCGGCGCCCCGGGCGCTTCACACCGCTCGATGA
- a CDS encoding helix-turn-helix transcriptional regulator — translation MSASPARGGTWTFLTNHARVLLCLAGDPEARLRDVAAAIGITERAVQLIVADLESAGYLTRTRVGRRNRYAIDATLALRHPHEAGHPVGDLLNTFLHRENTQEPRTAP, via the coding sequence ATGAGCGCCTCCCCGGCCCGCGGTGGCACCTGGACGTTCCTGACCAACCACGCTCGCGTCCTGCTCTGCCTGGCCGGCGATCCCGAAGCCCGGCTGCGCGACGTCGCGGCCGCGATCGGCATCACCGAGCGCGCCGTCCAGCTCATCGTCGCCGACCTGGAGAGCGCCGGATACCTCACCCGGACCCGCGTCGGACGCCGCAACCGCTACGCCATCGACGCCACCCTTGCGCTGCGCCACCCCCATGAGGCCGGCCACCCCGTCGGCGACCTGCTCAACACCTTCCTCCACCGCGAGAACACCCAGGAGCCCCGGACCGCGCCCTGA
- a CDS encoding FAD-dependent oxidoreductase, translating into MADHARKEGGRRPHGDGRHAVVIGGSLAGLLAAHVLAGHADRVTVVERDRIPDGPEPRPGVPQSRHAHVLLESGRLALDSLLPGFTAELRAAGAPRVGMPEDMVAWSGGWIRRTAPTTHIHTGSRAQLEHLVRRRVLADPAIRTVESTEAVGLTGDALRVRGVLLRERGGTNGTGGGGASGHRQRTLAADLVVDASGRGSRAPRWLAALGAEPPQEESIDTGQAYASRVYRDAGAHLGTEALAYWFYPNPSQTYAGGVLPLEDGSHLVALAGLRGQEPPTDDAGFTAFAARLPHPLVHEWLRTAEPRTPAYGFRSTANLRRRYDRPGRRPAGFLATGDALCTFNPIYGQGMSVAAMSAVALRDALACPRRRPTTLRVQRALFDASRQAWDISAGADRAMPGAVGNAVSSRAADGPVGWYLDRVQRRYAGDPLLVGPVFRSVLTLTTPLSALFAPRMARAVLFGPVVRPPAAPPMRAETAG; encoded by the coding sequence ATGGCGGACCACGCGCGGAAAGAAGGCGGCCGGCGGCCGCACGGGGACGGGCGGCACGCCGTCGTGATCGGGGGGAGCCTCGCCGGCCTGCTCGCGGCGCACGTGCTGGCCGGCCACGCCGACCGGGTGACCGTCGTGGAGCGCGACCGGATCCCGGACGGCCCGGAGCCTCGTCCCGGAGTCCCGCAGAGCAGGCACGCCCATGTACTGCTGGAGAGCGGCCGGCTGGCGCTCGACTCCCTGCTGCCCGGGTTCACGGCCGAGCTGCGGGCGGCCGGGGCACCCCGGGTGGGCATGCCCGAGGACATGGTGGCGTGGAGCGGCGGCTGGATCCGGCGGACCGCCCCGACGACCCATATCCACACCGGTTCCCGCGCCCAGCTCGAGCATCTGGTGCGCAGGCGTGTGCTGGCCGATCCGGCGATCAGGACCGTGGAGTCCACGGAGGCCGTCGGGCTCACCGGCGACGCCCTCCGGGTGCGGGGTGTGCTGCTGCGGGAGCGCGGCGGCACGAACGGCACCGGGGGCGGCGGCGCCTCGGGACACCGGCAGCGGACGCTCGCGGCCGACCTGGTCGTGGACGCCTCCGGGCGGGGCTCGCGCGCCCCGCGGTGGCTGGCCGCCCTCGGCGCGGAGCCGCCGCAGGAGGAGTCCATCGACACCGGCCAGGCGTACGCCTCGCGCGTCTACCGCGACGCCGGCGCCCACCTCGGCACGGAGGCCCTGGCGTACTGGTTCTACCCGAACCCCTCGCAGACGTACGCGGGCGGGGTGCTCCCGCTGGAGGACGGCAGCCATCTCGTGGCGCTCGCCGGTCTCCGCGGCCAGGAACCGCCCACGGACGACGCGGGGTTCACCGCCTTCGCCGCGCGCCTGCCCCACCCGCTGGTGCACGAGTGGCTGCGCACCGCCGAACCGCGGACCCCGGCGTACGGCTTCCGGTCGACGGCCAACCTGCGGCGCAGATACGACCGTCCGGGCCGGCGCCCCGCCGGGTTCCTCGCCACCGGCGACGCGCTGTGCACCTTCAACCCGATCTACGGGCAGGGCATGTCGGTCGCCGCGATGAGCGCCGTCGCGCTGCGCGACGCCCTGGCCTGCCCGCGTCGCAGGCCGACGACCCTCCGGGTGCAGCGGGCGCTCTTCGACGCCTCGCGCCAGGCGTGGGACATCTCCGCGGGTGCCGACCGGGCCATGCCGGGGGCGGTGGGGAACGCCGTCAGCTCCCGGGCCGCGGACGGCCCGGTCGGCTGGTACCTGGACCGCGTCCAGCGGCGGTACGCGGGCGATCCGCTGCTCGTCGGCCCGGTCTTCCGCTCCGTGCTGACGCTCACCACTCCCCTGAGCGCCCTGTTCGCCCCGAGGATGGCGAGGGCGGTGCTGTTCGGCCCCGTGGTCCGGCCGCCCGCGGCACCGCCGATGCGGGCGGAGACCGCGGGCTGA
- a CDS encoding PadR family transcriptional regulator, with amino-acid sequence MSLPHAILTALLEKPSSGLELTRRFDRSIGYFWSATHQQIYRELGKLEEAGLIRALSSAQPARGRRKEYEVLPAGRAELAGWVGRSEDPRPVRDALLLRLRAAAVVGTEGLEAELDRHLDWHRRQLAEYEDIQRRHFPPERDAAGDRLRHVVLRGGIELERFWIGWLTEALAEIGGPPPGPRPR; translated from the coding sequence ATGTCCCTCCCGCACGCCATCCTCACCGCCCTGCTCGAGAAGCCGTCCTCGGGCCTGGAGCTGACCCGCCGCTTCGACCGGTCCATCGGCTACTTCTGGTCGGCGACGCACCAGCAGATCTACCGCGAACTGGGGAAGCTGGAGGAGGCGGGGCTGATCCGCGCCCTGTCCTCCGCCCAGCCGGCCAGGGGAAGGCGGAAGGAGTACGAGGTGCTGCCGGCCGGCCGCGCGGAACTGGCCGGCTGGGTGGGCAGGAGCGAGGACCCCAGACCGGTCCGGGACGCGCTGCTGCTCCGGCTGCGCGCGGCGGCGGTGGTGGGAACGGAGGGGCTCGAGGCGGAACTGGACCGGCATCTCGACTGGCACCGCAGGCAGTTGGCGGAGTACGAGGACATCCAGCGGCGCCACTTCCCGCCGGAGCGGGACGCGGCCGGGGACCGCCTGCGGCACGTGGTGCTGCGCGGCGGGATCGAGCTGGAGCGGTTCTGGATCGGCTGGCTCACGGAGGCGCTGGCGGAGATCGGGGGGCCGCCGCCGGGTCCTCGGCCGCGGTAG
- a CDS encoding oxidoreductase, producing the protein MTPTPYPHLLSPLDLGFTTLPNRVLMGSMHIGLEEAENGFERMAAFYAERARGGVGLIVTGGIAPNDAGRPYEGGAKLTTEEEAAQHRTVTAAVHAEGGRIAMQILHFGRYAYHRELVAPSALQAPISPFVPHALTDEEVEQTVEDYVRAAGLAKAAGYDGVEIMGSEGYLVNEFIASATNHRDDRWGGSYANRTRFPREIVRRTREHVGDDFIIVYRLSMLDLVPGGSSLDEVVALAKEIEAAGATVINTGIGWHEARIPTIATSVPRAAYTWVTEKLMGAVSVPLVTSNRINTPEVAERVLAEGRADMVSMARPFLADPDFVAKAREDRAEAINTCIGCNQACLDHTFSGRITSCLVNPRACHETELVLSPTRLRKRLAVVGAGPAGLAFAVAAAERGHAVTLFDAADEIGGQLNIAKRIPGKEEFEETLRYFRTQLELRGVEVRLGTFATPELLTGYDEIVVATGVTPRVPDIEGVDHPSVVGYLDVLRDGAEVGERVAVVGAGGIGFDVAEFLTDGGEGASLDAETYFRQWGVDTGYAERGGLRAPERPRPPRTVHLLQRKASKVGAGLGKTTGWIHRAELRHRGVTMVAGAAYDRIDDEGLHITVDGTARTIPVDTVVLCTGQEPRRGLYEELAAAGRTVHLIGGADVAAELDAKRAIDQGTRLAAGI; encoded by the coding sequence ATGACCCCGACCCCGTACCCGCATCTGCTCAGCCCGCTCGACCTCGGCTTCACCACACTCCCCAACCGGGTGCTCATGGGCTCCATGCACATCGGTCTCGAAGAGGCCGAGAACGGCTTCGAGCGCATGGCCGCCTTCTACGCCGAGCGCGCCCGGGGAGGCGTCGGGCTGATCGTCACCGGCGGCATCGCCCCCAACGACGCGGGGCGCCCGTACGAGGGCGGCGCCAAACTCACCACCGAGGAGGAGGCCGCGCAGCACCGCACGGTCACCGCCGCGGTGCACGCGGAGGGCGGCCGGATCGCCATGCAGATCCTGCACTTCGGCCGCTACGCCTACCATCGGGAGCTGGTGGCGCCGAGCGCGCTGCAGGCCCCCATCAGCCCGTTCGTCCCCCACGCCCTCACCGACGAGGAGGTCGAGCAGACCGTCGAGGACTATGTCCGCGCGGCCGGGCTGGCGAAGGCCGCGGGGTACGACGGCGTCGAGATCATGGGCTCCGAGGGCTACCTCGTCAACGAGTTCATCGCGAGCGCCACCAACCACCGGGACGACCGCTGGGGCGGCTCCTACGCGAACCGGACCCGCTTCCCCCGCGAGATCGTCCGCCGCACCCGCGAGCACGTCGGCGACGACTTCATCATCGTCTACCGGCTGTCGATGCTCGACCTCGTGCCCGGCGGCTCCTCGCTCGACGAGGTCGTCGCGCTCGCCAAGGAGATCGAGGCCGCCGGCGCGACCGTCATCAACACCGGCATCGGCTGGCACGAGGCCCGGATCCCGACCATCGCGACCTCGGTGCCGCGCGCCGCGTACACCTGGGTGACCGAGAAGCTGATGGGCGCGGTGTCCGTACCCCTGGTCACCAGCAACCGGATCAACACCCCCGAGGTCGCGGAGCGGGTGCTCGCCGAGGGCCGCGCGGACATGGTGTCCATGGCGCGGCCCTTCCTCGCCGACCCCGACTTCGTCGCCAAGGCCCGCGAGGACCGCGCCGAGGCGATCAACACCTGCATCGGCTGCAACCAGGCGTGCCTGGACCACACCTTCAGCGGCCGGATCACCTCCTGCCTGGTCAACCCGCGGGCCTGCCACGAGACCGAGCTGGTCCTCTCCCCCACCCGGCTGCGCAAGCGGCTGGCCGTGGTCGGAGCCGGCCCGGCCGGCCTGGCGTTCGCGGTCGCGGCGGCCGAACGCGGCCACGCGGTGACGCTGTTCGACGCCGCCGACGAGATCGGCGGGCAGCTCAACATCGCCAAGCGCATCCCGGGCAAGGAGGAGTTCGAGGAGACGCTGCGCTACTTCCGCACCCAGCTGGAGCTGCGCGGGGTGGAGGTCCGGCTCGGGACCTTCGCCACGCCGGAGCTGCTGACCGGGTACGACGAGATCGTGGTCGCGACCGGGGTCACGCCGCGCGTCCCCGACATCGAGGGCGTCGACCACCCCAGCGTCGTCGGCTACCTCGACGTGCTGCGGGACGGCGCGGAGGTCGGCGAGCGGGTGGCCGTCGTCGGCGCCGGCGGGATCGGCTTCGACGTGGCGGAGTTCCTCACCGACGGCGGCGAGGGCGCGAGTCTCGACGCGGAGACGTACTTCCGGCAGTGGGGCGTGGACACCGGCTACGCCGAGCGGGGCGGGCTGCGTGCCCCGGAGCGGCCGAGGCCGCCGCGCACCGTGCACCTCCTCCAGCGCAAGGCGTCCAAGGTCGGCGCGGGACTCGGCAAGACGACGGGCTGGATCCACCGCGCGGAACTCAGGCACCGCGGCGTCACGATGGTCGCGGGGGCGGCGTACGACCGGATCGACGACGAGGGCCTGCACATCACGGTGGACGGCACGGCGAGGACGATCCCCGTGGACACCGTGGTGCTGTGCACCGGCCAGGAGCCGAGGCGCGGCCTGTACGAGGAACTGGCCGCCGCGGGCCGCACCGTGCACCTCATCGGCGGCGCCGACGTGGCCGCCGAGCTGGACGCCAAACGCGCCATCGACCAGGGCACCCGGCTGGCGGCCGGGATCTGA
- a CDS encoding energy-coupling factor ABC transporter ATP-binding protein, translating to MSGSVDAHARGGAVPVVELAGAGFSYPDGPPVLRGVDLAVAGGRCLALLGRNGSGKTTLMRLLSGGLRCGEGRLLLDGEPVAYDRAGLTRLRTTVQLVVQDPDDQLFAASVAQDVSFGPMNLGLPEPEVRARVAGALDALDIAALADRPTHLLSYGQRKRAAIAGAVAMRPRVLVLDEPTAGLDPHGQERLLAVLERLGESGTTVVMATHDVDLALRWADDAAVLSPAGLRTGPVAELLADRGLLEGARLRRPWAMAAEEVLRARGLLESGSPGPRTPEELGRWAAPA from the coding sequence GTGAGCGGTTCCGTGGACGCGCACGCTCGCGGGGGCGCGGTCCCCGTGGTGGAACTGGCCGGCGCCGGGTTCTCCTACCCGGACGGCCCGCCGGTGCTGCGCGGTGTCGACCTCGCCGTGGCCGGCGGGCGGTGCCTGGCGCTGCTGGGCCGCAACGGGAGCGGGAAGACGACCCTGATGCGGCTGCTGAGCGGCGGGCTGCGCTGCGGTGAGGGGCGGCTGCTGCTGGACGGCGAGCCGGTGGCGTACGACCGCGCAGGGCTCACCCGGCTCCGGACGACCGTGCAGCTGGTGGTGCAGGACCCGGACGACCAGTTGTTCGCCGCCTCCGTGGCCCAGGACGTGTCGTTCGGGCCGATGAACCTGGGGCTGCCGGAGCCGGAGGTGCGGGCCCGGGTGGCCGGGGCGCTCGACGCGCTGGACATCGCGGCGCTCGCGGACCGTCCGACGCATCTGCTGTCGTACGGGCAGCGGAAACGGGCCGCGATCGCGGGCGCGGTGGCGATGCGGCCGCGGGTGCTGGTCCTGGACGAGCCGACGGCCGGGCTCGACCCGCACGGCCAGGAGAGGCTGCTGGCGGTGCTGGAGCGGCTCGGGGAGTCCGGCACGACCGTGGTGATGGCCACGCACGACGTGGACCTGGCGCTGCGCTGGGCCGACGACGCGGCCGTGCTGTCCCCGGCCGGGCTGCGGACCGGGCCGGTGGCGGAGCTGCTGGCGGACCGGGGGCTGCTGGAGGGGGCCCGGCTGCGGCGGCCGTGGGCGATGGCGGCCGAGGAGGTGCTGCGGGCCCGCGGGCTGCTGGAGTCGGGCAGTCCGGGTCCGCGGACCCCGGAGGAACTGGGCCGCTGGGCGGCACCGGCGTAG
- the cbiQ gene encoding cobalt ECF transporter T component CbiQ, with protein sequence MLPIDAAAHGSRWRGRHPGEKAALGLGLTVCAVALPPWPGAVLVAAAAVAVLLGPAGVAPRRLWRAWRIPLGFCVTGAVPLLFAVGGPDGFVALAPDGPPHAARLLLRTSAASLGVLLFAFTTPMSDLLPRLARAGVPGPVVDVALVMYRIAFLLLDAVHRIRQAQAARLGHTTRAAAWRSLAGLAATAFVRAFDRAQRLQTGLAGRGYDGTLRVLVPPAAVSVRFLAATAGLLAGLVAVTLVLERSVL encoded by the coding sequence ATGCTGCCGATCGACGCGGCGGCGCACGGCAGCCGCTGGCGCGGCCGCCATCCGGGCGAGAAGGCGGCGCTCGGCCTGGGCCTGACGGTCTGCGCCGTCGCGCTGCCGCCGTGGCCGGGTGCCGTCCTGGTGGCGGCGGCCGCGGTCGCGGTGCTGCTCGGGCCCGCCGGGGTGGCGCCCCGGCGGCTGTGGCGGGCGTGGCGCATCCCGCTGGGGTTCTGCGTCACGGGCGCGGTTCCGCTGCTGTTCGCGGTGGGCGGCCCGGACGGCTTCGTGGCGCTCGCCCCCGACGGGCCCCCGCACGCGGCCCGGCTGCTGCTGCGGACGTCGGCGGCCTCGCTCGGGGTGCTGCTGTTCGCGTTCACCACGCCGATGTCCGACCTGCTGCCCCGGCTGGCCCGGGCCGGGGTGCCGGGGCCGGTCGTGGACGTGGCGCTCGTGATGTACCGCATCGCGTTCCTGCTGCTGGACGCGGTGCACCGGATCCGCCAGGCGCAGGCCGCCCGGCTCGGCCACACCACCCGGGCGGCGGCCTGGCGGTCCCTCGCGGGGCTCGCCGCCACGGCGTTCGTGCGCGCCTTCGACCGGGCGCAGCGGTTGCAGACGGGGCTCGCCGGGCGGGGCTACGACGGGACGCTGCGGGTCCTGGTGCCGCCGGCGGCGGTGTCCGTGCGCTTCCTGGCGGCGACCGCGGGGCTGCTCGCGGGACTCGTCGCCGTCACCCTCGTACTGGAAAGGTCCGTGCTGTGA
- a CDS encoding energy-coupling factor ABC transporter substrate-binding protein: MSRNAKINTLLLAIVAALAVLPLALGLGDHKEEPFAGADGEAEAAITEIAPDYEPWFAPLYEPPSGEVESALFALQAALGAGVLAYYFGLRRGRRQGGARVAAARDARTPAAGAADSAGAGA; the protein is encoded by the coding sequence ATGAGCCGCAACGCGAAGATCAACACACTGCTGCTGGCGATCGTGGCCGCGCTGGCCGTGCTGCCGCTGGCGCTGGGTCTGGGCGACCACAAGGAGGAGCCCTTCGCCGGCGCCGACGGTGAGGCGGAGGCCGCGATCACGGAGATCGCCCCGGACTACGAGCCCTGGTTCGCCCCGTTGTACGAGCCGCCGTCCGGGGAGGTCGAGTCGGCCCTGTTCGCCCTCCAGGCCGCTCTGGGCGCGGGTGTCCTCGCGTACTACTTCGGGTTGCGCAGGGGCCGCCGGCAGGGCGGGGCCCGGGTGGCGGCCGCGCGGGACGCCCGGACGCCCGCCGCCGGTGCGGCCGATTCCGCCGGCGCGGGCGCGTAG
- a CDS encoding energy-coupling factor ABC transporter permease, with product MHIAEGYLPPVHAAAWAAASAPFVIHGVRALTREVRANPESTLLLGAAGAFTFVLSALKIPSVTGSCSHPTGTGLGAILFRPPIMAVLGTITLLFQALLLAHGGLTTLGANVFSLAVVGPWAGFGVYVLLRRSGAPLMVAVFSGAFTADLSTYCVTSVQLALAFPDPGSGVVGALAKFGGIFAVTQVPLAVSEGLLTVLVMRLLVRSSKGELTRLGVLLQGGAEKEAAVR from the coding sequence ATGCATATAGCCGAGGGCTATCTGCCCCCTGTGCACGCGGCCGCCTGGGCCGCCGCGTCCGCCCCCTTCGTGATCCACGGCGTACGGGCGCTGACCCGCGAGGTCAGGGCGAACCCCGAGTCCACGCTGCTGCTCGGCGCGGCCGGCGCCTTCACCTTCGTACTGTCGGCGCTCAAGATCCCTTCGGTGACGGGCAGTTGCTCCCATCCGACCGGCACCGGACTGGGCGCGATACTGTTCCGGCCGCCGATCATGGCGGTGCTCGGCACGATCACCCTGCTCTTCCAGGCGCTGCTGCTGGCCCACGGGGGCCTGACCACGCTCGGCGCGAACGTCTTCTCGCTGGCGGTCGTGGGGCCCTGGGCCGGGTTCGGGGTGTACGTGCTGCTGCGGCGGTCCGGGGCGCCGCTGATGGTGGCGGTGTTCTCCGGTGCGTTCACCGCCGACCTGTCCACGTACTGCGTCACCAGCGTGCAGCTTGCGCTGGCGTTCCCCGACCCGGGCAGCGGTGTGGTGGGCGCCCTGGCCAAGTTCGGCGGCATCTTCGCGGTCACCCAGGTGCCGCTGGCGGTCAGCGAGGGCCTGCTGACCGTCCTGGTGATGCGGCTGCTGGTGCGGTCCAGCAAGGGCGAGCTGACCCGGCTCGGGGTGCTCCTCCAGGGCGGGGCGGAGAAGGAGGCCGCGGTCCGATGA
- the dhaM gene encoding dihydroxyacetone kinase phosphoryl donor subunit DhaM yields the protein MTGVVGIVLVSHSAQVAAAVADLARRLAGSGDGVPVAAAGGTADGGLGTSADSTARAAREVDRGAGVAVLVDIGSAVLTVKALLAEGDELPEGTRLVDAPFVEGAVAAVVTASAGADLDAVVTAAEEAYGYRKV from the coding sequence ATGACCGGTGTGGTGGGGATCGTCCTCGTCTCGCACAGCGCGCAGGTCGCCGCGGCGGTCGCCGATCTCGCCCGGAGGCTGGCCGGCTCGGGCGACGGGGTGCCGGTGGCGGCGGCCGGCGGCACCGCGGACGGCGGCCTCGGCACCAGTGCGGACTCGACCGCCCGCGCCGCGCGCGAGGTGGACCGGGGGGCGGGGGTGGCCGTGCTGGTGGACATCGGCAGCGCGGTGCTGACGGTGAAGGCGCTGCTGGCCGAGGGGGACGAACTCCCGGAGGGCACCAGGCTCGTGGACGCGCCGTTCGTCGAGGGGGCCGTCGCGGCGGTGGTCACGGCGTCCGCCGGAGCGGATCTGGACGCGGTGGTGACGGCGGCGGAGGAGGCGTACGGCTACCGCAAGGTGTGA
- the dhaL gene encoding dihydroxyacetone kinase subunit DhaL, giving the protein MLDAEFFLRWMNALARAVDREAARLTELDAAIGDADHGTNMRRGFTAVAAALEKDAPDTPGAVLTLAGRRLISTVGGASGPLYGTLLRRAGKALGDEAGVSRAQLAEALRAGIAAVARLGGAKAGDKTMLDALEPAAAALDESFAAARAAAEDGAAATVPMLARKGRASYLGERSVGHRDPGAASSALLVGALEEAAR; this is encoded by the coding sequence GTGCTCGACGCGGAGTTCTTCCTCCGCTGGATGAACGCCCTCGCGCGGGCGGTGGACCGGGAGGCCGCGCGGCTCACCGAGTTGGACGCCGCGATCGGGGACGCCGACCACGGGACCAATATGCGGCGGGGTTTCACGGCGGTGGCGGCCGCGCTGGAGAAGGACGCGCCGGACACTCCGGGTGCCGTACTGACGCTGGCGGGGCGCCGGCTGATCTCCACGGTCGGCGGGGCTTCGGGGCCGCTGTACGGGACGCTGCTGCGGCGTGCCGGCAAGGCGCTCGGCGACGAGGCCGGGGTGTCGCGGGCGCAGCTCGCCGAGGCGCTGCGCGCGGGGATCGCGGCGGTGGCCCGGCTCGGCGGCGCGAAGGCCGGGGACAAGACGATGCTGGACGCGCTGGAGCCGGCGGCGGCGGCGCTGGACGAGTCCTTCGCGGCTGCGCGCGCGGCCGCGGAGGACGGTGCGGCCGCGACCGTGCCGATGCTGGCCCGCAAGGGCCGCGCGAGCTATCTGGGCGAACGCAGCGTCGGGCACCGGGATCCGGGGGCGGCGTCCTCCGCCCTGCTGGTCGGCGCCCTCGAGGAGGCCGCGCGATGA